In one Arachis duranensis cultivar V14167 chromosome 9, aradu.V14167.gnm2.J7QH, whole genome shotgun sequence genomic region, the following are encoded:
- the LOC107463901 gene encoding uncharacterized protein LOC107463901, giving the protein MHAELWGIVKGLQIAVPNDLQNIIVDSDSLMALQAIKTGCPSSHPCAALVQDILILSRRVQNIDWNHTLREANAVADIMAKKGHDLPIGLHIFDAPTPDIILALNFDMYGSFRLRGL; this is encoded by the coding sequence ATGCATGCTGAACTTTGGGGAATTGTTAAAGGCCTCCAAATAGCAGTTCCTAATGATTTACAGAATATTATTGTAGATTCTGACTCTCTAATGGCTCTTCAGGCTATTAAAACAGGATGTCCAAGCTCCCACCCTTGTGCAGCTCTTGTACAAGATATCCTGATCCTAAGCAGGCGCGTGCAAAATATTGATTGGAATCACACCTTAAGAGAGGCCAATGCTGTTGCAGATATAATGGCCAAGAAGGGGCATGATCTTCCCATAGGTCTCCACATTTTTGATGCACCTACACCTGATATTATTTTAGCTTTAAATTTTGACATGTATGGTTCTTTTAGGCTTAGAGGCTTGTAG